A window from Rana temporaria chromosome 8, aRanTem1.1, whole genome shotgun sequence encodes these proteins:
- the LOC120909104 gene encoding uncharacterized protein LOC120909104 codes for MNTETGTYDVSPVVSVPELGKDHKYHVFISYSSGDSVWVSNLIHILEKTFPTVKICFHERDFVPGKTIIDNMIECIQSSQKTVMVLSPDFVRSRWCLFEANLSLFQDCITHKDIVPIMLKPCQLPLHLCHLTYLETDDEQFFHKLSQVLFSNNDQVAHSLIHYQSSLLYSGKTLLTLTAVNEESESWQPGVFSSTPVPDSLRAVVDNPQTYKQAIEIINDVRPPTSCIRFTACRVIICVFCVLLTMFGIVLSAAIGITSQYIQVCPRVLLALPLGIAAAICVPTIFIKTVCWNKQKAKTIIQAMKKKACQANLLLNNSSLLVGTSSKSQLFFVYVKLSDCKKTFQTVFGCVLSKNMWEKSISTYSSDYACCLAKKHFPFNSTEPPGHLKDGICFCQYVAAQMKND; via the coding sequence ATGAATACTGAAACAGGTACCTATGATGTATCTCCAGTTGTTTCTGTCCCTGAACTGGGTAAGGATCACAAGTACCACGTTTTCATCAGCTACAGCAGTGGAGATTCTGTCTGGGTTTCAAATCTCATTCATATACTAGAGAAGACTTTTCCTACCGTGAAGATCTGTTTTCATGAAAGGGACTTTGTCCCAGGGAAGACCATTATAGATAATATGATTGAGTGCATCCAGAGCAGCCAAAAGACTGTGATGGTGCTGAGTCCAGACTTTGTACGCAGCCGCTGGTGCCTCTTTGAAGCCAACTTGTCTTTGTTCCAGGACTGTATCACTCATAAGGACATTGTTCCCATTATGCTGAAGCCATGTCAATTGCCTTTACATCTATGTCATTTAACTTACTTGGAAACCGATGATGAGCAATTCTTTCATAAACTATCCCAAGTGCTTTTCAGCAACAATGACCAAGTGGCCCATTCTTTAATCCATTATCAGTCATCTTTATTATACAGTGGAAAGACTCTTCTTACCTTGACTGCTGTGAATGAAGAAAGTGAAAGCTGGCAGCCAGGGGTATTTTCTTCTACCCCTGTTCCTGATTCACTTAGGGCAGTTGTGGATAACCCGCAAACATACAAGCAAGCTATAGAGATTATTAATGATGTTAGACCACCTACATCTTGCATTCGTTTTACTGCATGCAGGGTGATAATTTGTGTTTTCTGTGTATTATTGACAATGTTTGGTATTGTTCTCTCTGCTGCGATTGGCATTACCTCACAATATATACAAGTTTGTCCTAGGGTTTTACTGGCTTTGCCTCTTGGAATTGCTGCTGCGATCTGTGTACCCACCATATTCATCAAAACTGTTTGCTGGAATAAACAAAAAGCAAAGACAATCATTCAAGCAATGAAAAAGAAGGCTTGTCAAGCAAATCTGCTCCTAAATAACAGTTCCCTCTTGGTTGGTACTTCTTCTAAGTCACAGCTATTTTTTGTGTACGTTAAGTTAAGTGATtgcaaaaaaactttccaaactgTCTTTGGTTGTGTATTGAGCAAAAATATGTGGGAAAAATCAATTTCAACATATTCTTCAGATTATGCCTGCTGCTTAGCCAAGAAACATTTTCCATTCAACTCTACAGAACCCCCTGGACACCTTAAAGATGGCATCTGTTTCTGTCAGTATGTAGCTGCTCAAATGAAAAATGACTAA